A window of [Ruminococcus] lactaris ATCC 29176 genomic DNA:
AAGCGGACGCGGAAATCAGAGATATTCCTTCGCGGTGCAGGCCCGCTTTACCTCAGCCCGTTGACCGTTTGTAACTCGAAAGTGGAAATCTTCGTGCAATGGCACTCGATTTACTTTCTCTAACAAACGCTACAAAGTGTCTTCGGAACGCTCCCTGCTAATGCACCTGCTCAGGAACACCCTGCTTTCCGCTGGTAGTCACAGTAAGAAGTTTTTTTTGACTCCACAGCGTAGTCACTCAACAATGCAAATTTAAAAAGAATAGAAAAAAGCCGGATGGTTATTGACTAAGATACTCGATCGTAAATATCAGATAATAGATATTGTATTTACTATTTGACAAATCATTCATCTTAGTCGATAACCTTCCGGCTTTCTACTTCTTATTGAAATTTCGTATTGTTGAGAGAAAATGTCCCGGTGCAAGGAACGCTTTCTGATTTGAAAAGCCTAATATCCGCCCTTGCTGTTGCGTGAGCAGTGCATTGACAAGGAGCGTTCCGAAGACACTTTGCCCAACTTGTTAAGGAACGTAAACAGGAGTGCCTCTGCACGAGTGTTTCCACATTCCTGTTACAAGTTGTCAACGGGCTGAGGTAAAGCGGGTCCTGCACTGCGATGCAACAACAAGTGTGGATATGGACGCTCTTCTGTCAGAAACACTTCCTGCTGTCGCGATATTTTCACCCCGACAACTACAAATTTAACTTACAATACTCTTCCGAGGACATTTCTCTGCACAGATTCCGCAATTAGTACATTTTTCCGCATCAATATGTGCAAGGAAATTTGTTACAGTAACGGCACCTGACGGGCAGTTCTTTTCGCACAGTTTACATCCGATGCAGCCAACCTGGCAGGCTTCCATCAGAGCCTTTCCTTTTTCATTGGAGTTACATTTTACAAAAGTCTTCTGACTGTAAGGAATCAGCTCAATCAGATGCTTCGGACATGCGGCAATACACTTTCCACAGGCCCGGCAGACTTCTTTATCAACGGTTGCGATTCCGTCCACGACATGGATCGCATCAAACGGACAGGCTTTTACGCAAGAGCCGAAACCAAGGCATCCTGCATTGCAACTCTTCGGTCCGCCATCCTGCATCTGACTTGCCATGAGGCAGTCCTGCACACCTGTATACTGATATTCGGTCTTTGCCTTTTCACAGGTTCCTGCACATTTTACAAAAGCTACCTTTTTCTCCTGACTGCCAACGGAAACGCCCATGATCTCACCAATTTTTTCGGCAACCGGGGCACCACCAACAGGACAGCCATTTACTTCAGCTTCTCCTTTTACGATTGCTGCTGCAAGTCCGGAACATCCGGCATAGCCACAGCCACCACAGTTGTTGCCCGGAAGGACACCGAGAATAGCTTCTTCTCTTTCATCCACTTCTACTGCGAATTTCTTCCCTGCGATTCCAAGAAAAACTCCGATGAACAGACCGGTTCCACCGACAACGACTGCCGCTAAAATAATTGCTGTAATAGTCATTTTGTCTTCCTCCTATATTAATCCTGAAAATCCAAAGAAAGCAATCGCCATCAGACCTGCCGTAACAAGCACGATCGGAGTGCCTTTGAAGGATTCTGTAATATCATTGTATTCGATCTTTTCACGGATTCCGGCCATCAATACGATAGAAACGAGGAATCCCACAGCCGTTGCAAATCCATTGATAACACCGGTAAGAAGTCCCATACCTGTACTCATGTTATCGTAATAACCATTCTGTACATTTGTCAGGGCAACACCAAGTACTGCACAGTTTGTTGTGATCAATGGGAGATAAACGCCCAGTGCATTGTACAGGGATGGCATCGCCTTCTTCAGGAACATCTCGACGAACTGAACCAGTGCGGCAATGACAAGAATGAATACGATTGTATTCAGATAGGATAACTCTCCTCCCAGAATATTCGGGTTGCCAAGGATAAATTTATAAATCAGACCGGTAACGAATGAAGCAATCGTGATAACGAATACAACGGCACTTCCCATACCGGCGGCTGTCTTTACATTTTTGGATACGCCAAGGAACGGACAGATACCGAGAAACTGGCTCAGTACAACGTTATTGACAAATGCTGAACCTACGGCGATCAATAATAAGTCTTGTAATGCTTTCATTTAGTATGTCCCCTCCTTTACTCGTCTTTTCCTGCAACAGTTTCTGTCGCCGTCGCAATCGCATGTCCACCGCATGCCGCTGCATTTCCACAAGAAGCACAACTGGCACCGCATCCTGCTGCTTCCGGTACTTTTTTACCTTTTCTGGCAAGATTATTTTTTACTTTGTTCTGAAGTGCAACAAGGCAGGCAAGTACGAAAAATGCTCCAGGTGCAAGAATAAAGATCGTAAAAGGTTCATAAGAATCAGGAAGGATCTGCATATTGAAAATCTTTCCTGAACCGATCAATTCTCTGACAATACCGATAGAAGTCAGACCGACTGTAAACCCAAGTCCCATTCCAATTCCATCGAAAATAGATGGAATGACTGGATTTTTAGAAGCATAACTCTCTGCTCTTCCGAGAATGATACAGTTTACAACGATCAGAGGAATATACAGACCAAGCGAATCATAAAGGCTCGGAACAAATCCTTCCATCAGGAAATCAACGATTGTTACAAATGAAGCAACAATTACGATGAATGCCGGCATTCTGACTGAATCGGGAATAATCTTTCTGAGCATGGAGATCATCATGTTGGACATGATAAGAACAGCCGTTGTAGAAAGTCCCATGCCAATTCCGTTGATGGCAGAAGTCGTAACTGCAAGAGTCGGACACATTCCGAGCATAAGAACGAAGGTCGGATTTTCTTTTACCAGACCATTCATTAAACGTTCTGTACATTTATTCATTGCTACCGCCTCCTAACTCATTTTGAAAATACACAAGAGCAGAATCTACGGCATTCGTAACTGCATTTGTAGTAATAGTTGCACCGCTGATCGCATCGATCTTGTCGTCGCCCTCTTCTCCTGTCTTAGTATAAGAAAATGTCTCTACTTTTTTATCTTTGAACTGATCTTTGAAAGCCGGCTCAGTTGCCTTCATGCCAAGACCTGCAGTTTCACTGATACTGAGCATCTCAATTCCCTTTACGGTTCCATCGGCCTGGATACCGACCGAGATTTCAATATCTCCGCCATACCCCTCATGGGAAACTACATTGATGACATATCCAATGGTCTCACCGCTTTTATCTTTTCCAAGGGCAACTTCCTCGATAGCATCGCTGGAATACCCGTTGGATTTTAAA
This region includes:
- a CDS encoding electron transport complex protein RnfA, with product MKALQDLLLIAVGSAFVNNVVLSQFLGICPFLGVSKNVKTAAGMGSAVVFVITIASFVTGLIYKFILGNPNILGGELSYLNTIVFILVIAALVQFVEMFLKKAMPSLYNALGVYLPLITTNCAVLGVALTNVQNGYYDNMSTGMGLLTGVINGFATAVGFLVSIVLMAGIREKIEYNDITESFKGTPIVLVTAGLMAIAFFGFSGLI
- a CDS encoding RnfABCDGE type electron transport complex subunit B, with amino-acid sequence MTITAIILAAVVVGGTGLFIGVFLGIAGKKFAVEVDEREEAILGVLPGNNCGGCGYAGCSGLAAAIVKGEAEVNGCPVGGAPVAEKIGEIMGVSVGSQEKKVAFVKCAGTCEKAKTEYQYTGVQDCLMASQMQDGGPKSCNAGCLGFGSCVKACPFDAIHVVDGIATVDKEVCRACGKCIAACPKHLIELIPYSQKTFVKCNSNEKGKALMEACQVGCIGCKLCEKNCPSGAVTVTNFLAHIDAEKCTNCGICAEKCPRKSIVS
- the rsxE gene encoding electron transport complex subunit RsxE; protein product: MNKCTERLMNGLVKENPTFVLMLGMCPTLAVTTSAINGIGMGLSTTAVLIMSNMMISMLRKIIPDSVRMPAFIVIVASFVTIVDFLMEGFVPSLYDSLGLYIPLIVVNCIILGRAESYASKNPVIPSIFDGIGMGLGFTVGLTSIGIVRELIGSGKIFNMQILPDSYEPFTIFILAPGAFFVLACLVALQNKVKNNLARKGKKVPEAAGCGASCASCGNAAACGGHAIATATETVAGKDE
- a CDS encoding RnfABCDGE type electron transport complex subunit G; this encodes MNKIVKNAFILTAITVIAGLLLGVVYGVTKEPIANAKANSKQEAFQSVLSDADSFETVDDLDTDAASELLKSNGYSSDAIEEVALGKDKSGETIGYVINVVSHEGYGGDIEISVGIQADGTVKGIEMLSISETAGLGMKATEPAFKDQFKDKKVETFSYTKTGEEGDDKIDAISGATITTNAVTNAVDSALVYFQNELGGGSNE